In Sphingobacterium zeae, one genomic interval encodes:
- a CDS encoding sugar phosphate isomerase/epimerase family protein: MMNNSRRQFLKQAGIGISAAYLVPNFISCQNKAGAISDNPLQNIGVQLYSIRDLMDKDPKGSLEQIAKIGYKHVELYGIDAAAKQFWKLPYKELKKILDDNGLKTHSGHYDMAKYLSKVHTDKEDIAVYFDAAKELGQEYVIAPVTPMFDLNALKKDDYLYAAEQLNKAGEQAKKLGLKIAYHNHFWEFRDLGNNTTGEEVMLAFTEPDLVDFELDLFWAEKAGKNPIALFEKFPNRFKLWHVKDMDKTKSNPIEWPKDGNLPIEQIFNDIKYTEVGTGSINFPEIVKEKNKSGLKYAFVEQDNIDMPNKMESLKISYDYVQANLTK, translated from the coding sequence AAGCTGGAATAGGTATTTCGGCAGCTTATCTGGTGCCCAACTTTATATCCTGTCAAAATAAAGCCGGGGCAATCAGCGACAATCCATTACAGAATATAGGCGTACAGCTTTATTCCATTCGTGATTTGATGGATAAAGATCCAAAAGGATCGCTAGAACAAATTGCCAAAATTGGGTACAAACACGTTGAGCTCTATGGTATCGACGCGGCGGCCAAGCAGTTTTGGAAATTGCCCTACAAAGAGCTGAAGAAAATATTAGATGACAATGGTCTAAAAACACATTCAGGTCATTACGACATGGCCAAATACCTGAGTAAAGTCCATACAGACAAAGAGGACATCGCTGTTTATTTCGATGCGGCAAAAGAACTTGGTCAAGAATATGTAATTGCTCCCGTAACACCAATGTTCGATCTTAACGCATTGAAAAAAGATGATTATCTCTATGCTGCGGAGCAGTTGAATAAAGCTGGCGAGCAGGCTAAAAAATTAGGTTTAAAAATTGCTTATCACAACCACTTCTGGGAATTCAGGGACCTTGGAAATAATACAACCGGAGAAGAGGTAATGCTGGCATTTACGGAGCCAGACCTGGTTGATTTTGAGCTAGACCTTTTCTGGGCAGAGAAAGCTGGTAAAAATCCGATAGCGCTCTTCGAAAAGTTTCCAAATCGTTTTAAACTGTGGCATGTCAAAGATATGGACAAAACAAAATCCAACCCTATTGAGTGGCCTAAAGATGGGAATTTGCCTATCGAGCAAATTTTCAATGATATTAAGTATACTGAAGTAGGGACAGGCAGCATCAATTTCCCTGAAATTGTCAAAGAAAAAAACAAATCGGGACTTAAATATGCCTTTGTTGAACAGGATAATATTGATATGCCAAATAAGATGGAGAGCCTTAAAATAAGCTATGACTATGTTCAAGCAAATCTTACTAAATAA
- the purE gene encoding 5-(carboxyamino)imidazole ribonucleotide mutase: MSVNNKAQVGIIMGSKSDLPVMQDAIDVLKVLGVEFEVTIVSAHRTPQRMFDYAKNAAIRGLKVIIAGAGGAAHLPGMVASITHLPVIGVPVKSSNSIDGWDSVLSILQMPNGIPVATVALNAAKNAGILAAQILGTSNEVIGNNIIDYKEELARKVIETAVQVEDTEF; the protein is encoded by the coding sequence ATGTCAGTAAATAATAAGGCCCAAGTTGGTATCATCATGGGGAGTAAATCTGATCTTCCGGTCATGCAGGATGCTATCGATGTTCTAAAAGTCCTCGGTGTAGAGTTTGAAGTAACGATTGTGTCAGCGCACCGTACACCTCAGCGGATGTTTGATTACGCTAAAAATGCCGCAATTCGTGGTTTGAAAGTTATTATTGCTGGTGCGGGCGGAGCCGCGCACTTACCAGGAATGGTGGCCTCTATTACACACTTGCCGGTCATAGGTGTCCCTGTCAAATCTTCCAATTCAATTGATGGATGGGACTCTGTGCTTTCTATCCTTCAAATGCCCAATGGCATTCCTGTAGCGACAGTCGCTTTGAATGCAGCGAAGAATGCGGGTATATTGGCCGCTCAGATTCTAGGTACAAGTAATGAAGTAATCGGCAATAATATTATTGACTATAAAGAAGAGTTAGCGAGAAAAGTAATTGAGACAGCTGTGCAAGTAGAGGATACAGAATTCTAA
- a CDS encoding NADH-quinone oxidoreductase subunit A, whose product MDDPAQLSEYGKILIILLIGALLVCATIFLARLIAPKKNNPIKSGTYECGEEPIGSSWVQFNPRFYVIALVFLLFDVELIFIFPWATIFGQSEYIAADERWGWFTMIEMAMFIGVLILGLVFVWKRGDLEWVKPKVSLPKVPVYIPDSAYANLNNKTYQLRDHIVVADETVVGEVVMANEVVSVPKPAFKPRFKKPE is encoded by the coding sequence ATGGATGACCCCGCGCAATTATCGGAATACGGCAAAATCCTTATCATTCTTCTGATAGGGGCGCTGTTAGTTTGTGCGACCATTTTCCTCGCACGTCTAATCGCTCCGAAAAAGAATAATCCAATAAAATCCGGTACGTACGAATGTGGAGAGGAACCAATTGGTTCTTCCTGGGTTCAGTTTAATCCGCGCTTTTATGTGATTGCCCTCGTTTTTTTACTTTTTGATGTGGAGCTTATCTTTATTTTTCCGTGGGCTACTATATTTGGACAATCGGAATATATTGCAGCAGATGAAAGATGGGGATGGTTTACCATGATCGAAATGGCCATGTTTATTGGTGTTTTAATTCTAGGATTGGTGTTTGTGTGGAAGAGGGGGGATTTGGAATGGGTTAAGCCGAAAGTATCGTTACCGAAAGTTCCTGTATATATTCCAGATAGCGCCTATGCGAACTTAAATAATAAAACATATCAGCTTCGCGATCATATAGTGGTAGCAGATGAAACAGTAGTTGGAGAAGTCGTAATGGCAAACGAAGTCGTCTCTGTTCCTAAACCAGCTTTTAAACCGCGATTTAAAAAACCTGAATAA
- a CDS encoding NADH-quinone oxidoreductase subunit B, protein MSLDSQLQNDGVIVAKLDDLLNWARLSSMWPMSFGIACCAIEMMGAMASTYDLDRMGVFPRPSPRQSDVIIIAGTVTYKMADRIKKLYEQMPDPKYVISMGSCSNCGGPYWQHGYHVVKGVDKIIPVDVYVQGCPPRPEALIGAFIELQKKIDKESLIGEQLFKEKA, encoded by the coding sequence ATGAGTCTAGATAGTCAATTGCAAAATGATGGTGTTATTGTTGCCAAATTAGATGATTTACTCAACTGGGCAAGGCTGTCGTCCATGTGGCCGATGAGTTTCGGTATTGCCTGTTGTGCCATAGAAATGATGGGAGCAATGGCATCTACCTACGATTTGGATCGGATGGGCGTCTTTCCGAGACCTTCTCCTCGGCAATCCGATGTGATTATTATCGCCGGAACCGTTACCTATAAGATGGCAGACCGCATTAAGAAATTATATGAGCAAATGCCTGATCCAAAATATGTTATTTCAATGGGATCATGTTCAAATTGTGGTGGCCCCTATTGGCAACATGGTTATCATGTCGTCAAAGGAGTGGATAAAATTATTCCTGTAGATGTATATGTTCAAGGGTGCCCACCTCGGCCCGAGGCGCTGATCGGAGCTTTTATTGAATTGCAAAAAAAAATAGATAAAGAAAGCTTAATTGGAGAACAGCTGTTCAAAGAGAAAGCTTAA
- a CDS encoding 5-(carboxyamino)imidazole ribonucleotide synthase, translating to MAKDFYGELQLGILGGGQLGRMLIQEAINYNVNVHVLDPDKNAPCRKLCNRFECGSLGDFETVYNFGKDLDMITIEIEKVNVDALEKLEGEGVIVYPQSRIIRLIQDKGLQKQFFKQNDIPTSTFQLISNKDNMMNAPLNLPYIQKLRRDGYDGKGVKKIVTQQDIQDAFEEPSLIEEWVDFEKEIAVIVARNDKGEVSTFPMVEMEFNPQANLVEFLIAPSLYGVEIQQRAEMIAKKIAEDLQIVGILAVEMFLTKNGDILVNELAPRPHNSGHQTIEGNYVSQFAQHLRAIFNLPLGDTRCRTNTVMINLLGEAGYEGLAKYEGVEEVLAMEGVYIHLYGKKYTKPFRKMGHVCIINDDREKAISNARKVQEILKVKA from the coding sequence ATGGCAAAAGATTTTTATGGCGAACTGCAATTAGGTATTCTTGGCGGTGGACAACTGGGAAGAATGTTAATCCAGGAAGCCATTAATTACAATGTAAACGTTCATGTATTGGATCCCGATAAGAATGCTCCTTGTCGCAAGTTGTGCAATAGATTTGAATGTGGATCATTGGGCGATTTTGAAACGGTCTATAATTTCGGTAAGGATTTGGACATGATTACGATCGAGATTGAGAAGGTAAACGTAGATGCGCTGGAAAAGCTGGAAGGTGAAGGAGTGATCGTTTATCCGCAGTCGCGTATCATTCGTCTGATTCAGGATAAAGGTTTACAAAAGCAATTTTTTAAACAAAATGATATTCCCACATCTACATTTCAATTGATATCCAATAAGGATAATATGATGAACGCTCCGCTGAACCTCCCTTATATCCAAAAATTACGTCGGGACGGATATGATGGAAAAGGGGTAAAGAAGATTGTCACACAGCAGGATATTCAAGATGCTTTTGAAGAGCCAAGTTTAATTGAAGAATGGGTAGATTTTGAAAAGGAAATTGCTGTTATTGTTGCCCGGAATGATAAAGGAGAAGTTTCTACCTTTCCAATGGTGGAAATGGAATTTAATCCACAAGCAAATTTAGTTGAATTCTTGATCGCTCCTTCTTTGTATGGTGTGGAAATACAACAGCGAGCCGAGATGATTGCAAAAAAGATCGCAGAAGATCTACAAATTGTCGGAATATTGGCTGTAGAGATGTTCCTAACAAAAAATGGCGATATCTTAGTTAACGAATTGGCTCCGCGTCCACACAATAGTGGCCATCAGACCATCGAGGGTAATTATGTGTCGCAATTTGCACAACATCTAAGAGCTATATTTAATCTACCACTCGGGGATACGCGCTGCAGGACGAATACGGTCATGATTAATCTATTGGGTGAAGCGGGCTATGAAGGGCTGGCTAAATATGAAGGTGTTGAGGAGGTACTTGCTATGGAAGGTGTATATATCCATCTCTATGGCAAGAAATATACAAAGCCTTTCCGTAAAATGGGACATGTCTGTATTATCAATGACGATCGGGAGAAAGCAATCTCCAATGCGAGAAAAGTACAAGAAATATTAAAAGTTAAAGCTTAA